The sequence below is a genomic window from Macrotis lagotis isolate mMagLag1 chromosome 7, bilby.v1.9.chrom.fasta, whole genome shotgun sequence.
ttacAGTATATAGAAGTAAATAGTGATCAAGCAATTGAGCTTTGATAATTAAGTATAGCCAAATGACAGTAAATTGTCAAACCCTTTCTTGATGCAATGTTTGATTATTATTCCTAAGTCAAGAGCAAGCCCCTGCAGAGTTCCTGGTGTCTTAATGGATTACTGAATGAGACATGAAACATGATCAGGGACTAACTACATATAATAGTTTGTGGTAAATTTTCATCAGATCATACAATAATTAGGATAGCTCAGCCTCAGCCTCCAAAGCTGAGTAAATTTATTCCTCTGGAGTAAGCAGTGGACTCCAAAGCACTTGATCTGGGATGTGATTGTTCCTggtggagagaagaaagataGGACAAATGGTGAAATTTCCACACTGGACATCTTAGTATGTACTGTATCACTAGATTAAAGGGTTTCCCCTGAACTTGTCTTTTTGAGTTGTCGTATTTTCCAGAAATACTGAATCCAGAGCATGCAGGAGGTCTTGAATATGTCAAGAATGAAGCCCCACCCTGTGATGACTTAAATTATTGAATGCATCCCAATTGGGCTTCCTTTGTGCCCTTGGAAGTCAACACAGGAGATAATTTGCAGTAGGCTAGAAACTGCTTGTGTAACTAGGACCCATGTCAATAAGCAGATCAGCCTAGCTTCATGGTCTAGCAGTTTCCAAAGGAAAAGAATGCTGCTTTTGCCAACACCTTGTTCCTTCCCTTCAGAAGAAGTTTTGACCTTTTCTCACATTTACTGGATCTTTCCACCATTCATTCTTGTGTCCATTTAGGTGGAGATTTgtatttcctcctccttcttttatTGTACTGTCATAGATATGCAAACTTCTCTATGTATTGTGTTCTTTGAGTTCCACAAGTATGTTCATTTCTCTTGCAATGAACTTCTTTTTCATATACATTTCATGAAGTTGTGATTGTTGACAATATCatttttaagtttcttgaggCCAAGAACTGTATTTATCATAACACCTCTCAAGTAGTAGAAATGCTGAGGAAGATAGTAatgaaaacaagaaggaagaaaggtaggaagaaacACCAAGTTCAATGAAATTTGATaaataattatacttttaaaataaacataatacacAAGATTAAGTTCTCCTGGAACTCTCTGATTGCCTTATAAATAGTGGAGCatggaaaatactttttaaaaagttaacatatTTTAAAGGTAGAAAACGATTCTGTTATTATCTGACAGTCATGGAAGTGGCTGAAGAGCTAGTCAATTAGCTCTCAATCTTCGTGTAAACCAGAAGATAGGCTGTTTCTCCCCTAAGAAGAaggaatagggggaaaaaaatgtaatcagTTAATACAAGCATTTGGAAGGACAGTCTAGTGCTAGGATCAATTAATTTCCTAGACATTAGTTTTATAGTCATTGGTAATACACCAATCAAAAGagcattttcttctctctatttgTGTCTTTTGTTAATAAAGCCTACAACTGAAATGGCACCCCTAAAAGGCTAGAATCACCACCTCCAAAAAAAGTTATCCCTCCCACTTCAATGTTAAATTATTCCCTAATATCTACCCCATATTAGCACTCAAGAATTTATCTTGTCCCTGAATAATGAAGAATATTTTCTATTCTATGATATAAAGTACAAAGAGAAACTTTTAGTATATGTGAATCATATACtaaatatgagaaaagaaataGTAGGACAGAGGTTAAATCTTTGCAATGTTTTGTTAATATTGCAAATTGACAACTACAATTCATTATTTGATTTGCCACTATTTCTTCTATTAGTCCTTTGATATAAAAAAGGACCATACCAACCAAGTGATTGGAAGCAGGAGTTGcacaattatgattattatagtAAGGGGTGTGTTGTACAAGGCAtctttctcacttgcctttatcaGAATTGTCCCATTCCATGGTCTGATTGATGGGAAACAGGGCTATTGTCAATTTTTTATAATgcataaaggaaaagaatagaataatGAATAAAGTGCTCAGCACAGTGGCAACTCAGGTTCATGACACTGTTATCACCAAGGGCCTTATGGAATCTCAAATCTTTTTTGCACAATTGTTGAAAAAACCATTTCTCTTACCAATATAAATAATAGTTTCCATAAGTCCGTTTGATATCTTCCCATGTTACCTATAAGAATGCAAAGAGATAAAGCCAAAtggtcaatatttattaaatgtccaaagTCCATTGATCCTATGCAacatagacttgctcattcccacCATTCACCATTAATGATCCCAAGACCTTTGAACATCTAATTATAGGATGTCTTTTCTGCAAAGTCACCTCTAACTCTAACTAAATAGTAATTTTCCCAGTCTCTTTATCATATAATATCAACTTCATTTAGGATTCATATAACATAGTATTTTGTTAATTCTTCTGACATCCTGATGCTCCCCCCAAATGTATCAAAATTCAAGGACAATGAATTTAAATCTCCAAATCTCTGGAAATGGCCTCTACCAGATAAATTCATCAGAAGGAGTCTTTCTGAGGAAAGCTCTAGACTCTAGACACTTAAAGACTCTAATTTTTAGACTCCCAAACCTCAAAAAGGGACCCCTCCAAATTCCAAAAAGCAGAcccaaaacaatttttagcatcaTTGACCCATCTAATATTATTTCTGTTCCATTACTATTCCAGTTAAAGTAGTTTAGCTGTTCTGAAAGTATGGTCAACCTAGTGTAGGAAGCCAGACTCCTCACCCAGCAGACACTGGAATCATTAAAGCAGAACCATTTGCCATCATCAGGATTACAGATATAGGCGCAGTAATGTCCATAGTTGGCCGTCCCCATGTGAGCAACCACAGCAAAAAGATTATACttctgggaaggaaaaaaagcacaatGTGGTTGGTACCCCTACCACACTTTCAGATAATAATCTATAGGGAATGTAGAAGGGTTATACAATGTGCAAGAAACAGCTTGTCTCTTTATactatgtttttttaaagaataataaaagcacttCTCTCCTAGGATGATAGCAAGGGTAAAATGAGATATGTAATGTAtgtaaagcacattataaattgtatAGAATAGGCATATAAAGAACTGACCAAACTTCGaggatttatataaatattagctactcCTGGTGgtagtgttgttgttaatattaTGCTAGACTGCTAGACTGGGACTAGGAGATAGCTATAGTAACTTAAAAGTTCCAGTCCCCTTAAAAACAATACATTTTCACTGTTTCTAGTTGCACCTATGATCCCTATACCAGCCAGGTATATTTATAATGGAAAGAgttttggatttggagtcaggcaacctgagttcaaatcctggttctgccacttactacctgtatgaccttgggcatgtcactcaaTTTCTGGAGATATCAGTTTCTTCTCCTCTGTAAAACAGTGTTGGACAGGCTAGAGATTCTCAAAGGTGTATATATATCAGCTTAGTGACTATATTGCTATTATCATCTTCCTCAAAGAAATGGAGGGTATCTTCTTAGAACAAACAGAGTTTACGCAAAGGGAATGAAATTGAAAAAGAGGAATTCTTCCTATGTACAAATGTACCAATAGTCACTGAAGAGTTTATTAACTGCAAGGTATGAGTCCATAAATAATACCAAGCAGTCACTGCGTCCTAATTACTACAAGCCTCTAGGTGGCACCTTAGTACACAGGCAATTGGGAGTTAGAAAAGCCCAAGTTGAAGTCCAGCCTGAGACTCTTACTACCGCTGTgacccttggaaagtcacttaacttctatctgtcTCAGTGtcctcctcaactgtaaaatgaggatcattaTAGCACTAACCCTATAGGGTTGTTGAGAGTATAAAATGGGATATTTGTAAGACATTTAGCAATAGGACCTGGAACCCAGTAGctgcttaattaatatttatttccttccctttaccCAAAGACCATTATTAGTGACTAGGGTAGGGGGCACAGGAATGTAGACCAAGGCAGATGCTCAAAAGGTGTCTTCTCTGAAAGAATGAGGTAATTCTTTTCTAGGAGGCTTCTAGATCTTCAGGATTCTTTAATCCAGAGACTCaaaagaataggagaaaagaatCATTTCTCTGACCAAGGTAAGCAGCATCCCCTACCTGTCCTTCAGAGTCCTTCCAATCTTGTTCTTCTGGGAGTATCTGACTGAAATCCAGGCTTTGGGGAAAACTTAGAGGGTGGATGATCTTCTGAGTATTTGAGAAGTTCTTGGAGGAGAACCGCATGAGATGCAATGTTAGTGTTGCCGGCATGTGAGTTATCTTTATTGCCTGAGAAGTAGAAacatgaagactgagaaaagtgaAAATCCATACTAGAAGAAGAAAGGTGCCAGGATGAAAAGTCAGCCCAGCTTGAGAATATTGGAATTCATTCCATTTAGGAGGAAGGATCAGGACTGGAGCAATGGAACATCTCAAGCTAGCCTATACATTTGGCATTTTAGGAAAGATCAGAATTAGCTTATCATGCTAGAAATTctaccaaacaaaataaattcaatccaaaaacatttattattaggggtagctaggtgacacaggagtcaggaggatctgagttcaaatcagacacttattaattgtctagctgtatgatctcgggaaagtcacttaaccccacttccttaaataaaaattaaaaaaaaaaacaatgttcaAGAAAACCgcatttattattttctgatcCTAGTAGGAATTTGTCTAGCATATCTAAGGAGAGGTAGTCCAACCTTCAAGAGATTGTCCCTTCttgttctccctttcccccctttagaaactcccttcttttctttcctttttgggggggtcaaatatgcacaatcatgttaaacatatttccatattagaaacattgtgaaaaaagaattggaacagaaggggaaaatcgtgagaaagaaaaaaagtgataatatTATGCTTTGATATTATAAATGTCAAAGATCCaactttctctggatgtggacagcattttccatgataaattatcttggatcattatattattgagaagagttaagtcttgttgatcatcacacaatgttgctgttattgtgtacaatgttcttcaggttctgctcacttcactcatatCAGTTCAagtaagactttccaggtttttctaaaatcttcctGTTCATCAtctcaataatattccattacaatcatatcccacaacttgttcagtcagtccccaattgataggtatcccctcaatttccaattctttacaaccacaaaaagagctgctatatatatttttttgtaaaagtggatccttttctctttttattatctctttgggatatgttgggtatgcagttttatagacctttgggcatagtttcaagttaccctccaaaatggttggatcagttcacaattccaccaaatatccatattagtgttccaatttccCCATATTTTCTCCGAcatctattattttccttttctttcatattagtcaatctgataggtgtgaggtaatatctcagaattgttttaatttgcatttcttttttttttgtttctttttgcaaggcaatggggttaagtgacttgcccaaggccacacagctagtaattattaaatgtctggggctgaatttgaactcaggcctttctgacttcagggctggtgcttatccactgtgccacatagctgcccctaatttgtatttctttaatcaaggtgatttagagcattttttcatataattatagatagctttaatttcttcatctgaaagcttcctattcatatcctttgaccagttatcCCTTAGGGATTGAAACTCTTTGCTTTTGAGAATAAAGTGTTCTGATGAACTGAAACCATTATTGTCAAAATTCCTGTCTCAGTTTTGATATTGACATGTCTCCCTGCTGTCATCATAGGTTAGATTCAGGCTAGGGTCCCTGGGAATGAATGCAATGGTCtaaaaacattagaagaaaacatCCTAAACTTCAATCAAGAGCCACATTGAATAAGAAAAAGTCTGGTGAAAGGAGGCAAGACCTCACACAGAGCTAATTACCTGTTGCCAACAAGCCATCTTCCCACAATTCTCGCAGAGACACTTATTTTCACCTGAGATCTCCTTGGGTTGGAAAAAACAATGTAGGGAATCCTCCTGTCccagaaaatataaatgggaataCAGGGTCAGACAAGTATCTTAAAAGGCATGGTTTCTAAATCATCAggttcctcctctttttttttttttttttaggtttttggaaggcaaggccacacagctaggtaattattaagtgtctgagactggatttgaacccaggtactcctgactccaaggccagtgctttatccactacgccacctagctgccccactatgccacctagacacccctggttcctcctctttttcctcacaACTGCCCAGCCCCCTCAACTCCGTGTTGCTCTGCCTCTCCTGATGCTATTACATTCTCTTTATTACAATATGGGTTCCCTTTTTTGTGGCAATAAAAActggggaggaaaaagaagatgCTACCTAGTTGGAAAAGGCAGAGCAAACTgaggtacatgaatataatggattaTTACTGCCATAAGAATTGATAAATATGAAGATTTTGGAAAAGCATGGGAagacatgaactaatgcagagtaaaATAAAAAGTACCAGAAAGCAATATACTAGCTGACAGTAtagatgaaaagaataaaaaattgaatCTGAACATTGTATAATGTCAAAATCAAGTTTGGCCCTGGAAATCGATATGAAAATTTACCCCCCAATTTCTTTAAGAGGTAAAGACTGTGGTTATGGAACAAATGTATACATACAATCAAACTTGATCAATGTTATTAATTAATTGTACACAattgcttttttcctctcttttttattgaGTGGGACAGAGggaaatatatttgaaagtaaAGGCAGTGAAAAATAAAGTTACTGACTTTTGGTTCAAAAGGTGACAGAGAATATGCTAGAAGAACCCAGGTCACCCATAAATAACTCAGCAAAGATCTAGGGGGACACCAGATTAAACAGTGATTAAGATGACCAAAGAAAAATTCCAATCAGTTCCTCAATTTATTTCAGATCTAAACAATGAGATGACCAGAAGTCTGCTATTTCTAGATGAGGCATGGGAGATAGAAAACAGCATGAGTTTTCATCTATGGAACCTGAAGCCAGTGACATCTTAGTCCTGACCTGTCAGAGAAACTGCACTGGCCAAAGTCAACCTCCATAGGTTACTATGCAGGGAGATGGGGTTAAACAATACAAGCCTCAAGGAAATTCAGTCTGAAACAGGTGTGTAGGCTTTGTATCACACCTAATTCAAATACTATTTCTGAAATCTGATTGGGACCTATTTGGGCTACAGCAACATGAGCTAAGATCCTTGGTTGGGGCTCACCCAAGaagaaagacacagagataaGGCCAAGGCCATATTTCATTTTGAGCCATCAAGAGATAATTGCAGAAGCCCAGGATTGTAACAGAGGCTAGGACCCAGTCCCAACTCAATGATCTAGAATTTCAGAGCCACTGGCATCCAGGATAGGAAGAGATAAGGCCAAGCAGAGCTTTCCAACTACAAACAAAAATTCTAGTCCAGGAATTTAGGTTGGTGATATgagtaaataaaacaaaaccaaaattctagattcaataaaaaaaatcattgtaatgTGGTATTATGATATAACAGATTAAAGGAAATCTAAGAGGTaacccttcccaccccacccaaagcccctccccccaaaataactcCACATCAAGTATAGAGTTTGTCCACTACAGAATGGTTtgtccaagggcagctaggtggggccatagatagagcaatggcccaggagtgaggaaaacctgagttcaaatccagccttgatccttactagctatgtgaccctgggaaaatcatttaaccccattgcctcaccaaaaagaaagagagacagcaTAATTTGTCCATAAGGACTCTAAGAGTAGgcataacaaattaaaattcattttaaaaatgaaattcaatctcttgagggaaaaatagaaaaataaataattgaaaacagATGAAAAATCATCACCAAGTAGTATGGTTTTTGACaaatagaatgggaaaaaaaacagaattcattgaTTCTATGACAtagcaagaaatattagaatgaagtacaaaaattaaaaacaataggaAGGCATATAAATATCAACTATCAAAAGCATTTGACCTAACAAAATTGAAGAGGGTTGGTCTTCCTAAAAATCATAATCAAATAAATATCTGGATACCGTATTTCAagcaatcaaaaaagaaattgtccAGATCTATTAGAACCAGATAACTAAGTAaaataggtagaaattactaagCACATCATGAAAGAAAATCCAAATTGAAAAATACCCAGGAACTTTCAGGTTAAATATACTGAACAAGCAACCAGAAGAAACTTATCAAGAAGCAAGGAACCACTATCAAGATCCCAAAGATTATGCTGCAACTAgtttagaggaaataaaatattggagTATGATAAATACTCCTACAATTAGGGGTgtgtgttggtaaatgtttaacaattgggtCTCTGAAAAAATGCATGCATGATCACTTCtagctttaatttacattctcTCCATTAATTGCAATCAAGAAAACAAGTCCTAATTTGTACCATTtaatgatttctgaggtataaatgctcacactgaaaatttaagtaCTCTCAAGAGTTACTTTTGACTGGCTCCAGCACATTCCTGCTTGCAATGAAGAACTTACTCTCAAAAACTGAGATTAATcctacaagggaaaaaaaaaatggatcttcAATAGAACAGAAGACTTCCAAGCATTTCTGAGAAAAGGCCAGGGTAGAGTAGAATCTTTGAAAGGCAAACACAAGAGATGAGTTAACCCAAATCACTCATAATGGCAATAAAATGAGTGACCATCAACTGAGAactgctgaacaaattatagtatataaatgaaatagaatgtCATAAATgtcataaaaacaatgaaaaggatgaatttaaagaaatctaagggggtggctaggtggcatagtggattaaagcactggccctggagtcaggagtacctgggttcaaatccagtctcagacacttaataattacctagctgtgtggcgttgggcaagccacttaaccccatttgctttgcaaaaacctaaaaaaaaaagaatatattttggaTGGTTGCCTCTGCACTATAAAGACATTCTATAATATGAgaatttctgaaagaaattttcctttctagtaTGAGAGTCATTTGAAGGAGCCCAGTCCCTCCCCTGTTCTAGTTCTGTCTGATGCtatatttgaaaacaaagaagaaagacacTGATAACTTATAATGATTCTAGGAAGGAAACATAGCTATATGCTTTTTGAAGCCAGTAGTACTGTCCTTATTTGACATTTGGCTTGTTCCACtgagatctcaaaaaaaaaaaaatagaaaagaaaagaaaggctttCCAAAAAGGGAAATGGTCTTCTCTGAGCTATAAAGttttagccaaaaaaaaagagagagagagagagagagagagaaagtcaatCTGCACTACATAATGTAGCAGCTATGCTTTTATTCTTggatttgttcattatttttcatgtatttgtTTTGTCTCCTTAGCTACACTTACAGTGAAGCTCCCCTTCTTTAAAAATCAGGAATTATATCTTATATTTTGATTCCCAGCAAGGATCAAATGATTAAAAGAACACCAGACTTGAAGCCAGAAGACTCTGCCTCCTCTGTTTACTGGTTGTATCACCTTGAACAACTCAAGTTATTTTGcagtttcagtttccccatctataaaacagggacaAGGAAGCATTTCATTTTGTATACTCCTCGTGTGACAAGCCAGGTCAactaacctctctgagcctcagtttcctcatctgtaaaacgaatgGGTTAAACTTTCCAGTTCTAGCTCTATTATCCTAAGTaaggaaattttataatcatAAAGCATGGTATAAATATAAACTGTTACTATTTCTTATACTACACTATATCAGTAAGTATCATATTTGTACTCAGCCAAATCTTTATGTACTTTAACAAgtacataaatgaaaaagagttGTACTGGATTGGAAGGAAATCACTTTATATAAATCTAATCTAGTAGTTTTCAAGGATACTCAAATTTCTCACGCTCAGCTACATCAAATAATGTCAAAACATAGAGTATCACAACTAGGAAATGCTATGATTGGAAGCTATGCATATTTTATCCTAAGCACAGCCCTGAAGCCTAAAGTGAAACAAATCAAAGAAAGCTGATTATGATAGACATACAAGAAAGAATGGAACTAGAATGGGTTGAGCCTGCAGAAGAGTAGACTAAGGGGTATCTGAATAAATCTTAAAACATAGTAATGGTTCTAAAACAGAAGAAGACAATTGGCTTGTTCTATATTTCTAGTGAGGACCAAACCTGAGAAAAAGCTTTAATCATGAGAAATGTATAATAGATGCAAGCAAGGCATTTTCTGGATGGCAAAGTTTACTGAATACTAAGAAAGTCACCAAGGAAAACAATAGTTTGGTTAGAgttctttaaaaagatttttaagacAGAATCTCATCTCCCTAAGATGCTTTGTCATTCTGTCTTAAAAAAGAAGGATAAATAAGATGACCATCAAAGTCTCTTCTGGTTTCTCTAAGAATCTTAAAATCTATTCTTGAATTATATGAAAGTACAAGGGTAATCAATAGGAACACAGGACACTGACCATGACAAAGTTGGAACAGaaaattctccaagaaaaaacaCTAACCAGGGTGTTCAGAGGTTGTGAATCAGTatcaaaaagagagagggaaagggtcAACATGCCGCTATTCCTGTGACTCTTCACATTGCAGTCCAGGCAAACCAGGGACTCCTGTGTTCTGATAATATACAAATTCTTCAGCCTCTCTGActgaaaaacaaagagagagagagagagagagagagagagagagagagagagagagagagagagagagagatcttagCAAAGGTTCTAGCAATAGCTAGAACTACTTATCTTTGCCATTTCTACCCTCTACTTCTTCCCAAATGCTTCCCAAacactttttctcctctcttaccctcaattaaaatgataaacaaagtCTGTATCTTCCTTGCTCCAACACTTGATTACTATAAATGCCACCCTTCACACTGCCCTGCCTccatacatttattaaaaattttctcaAACACCTAAAATGAACAAGACACTTATGTAAACCTTTTAACTatctctttgcttcttttcttctcttcttcctatctCTTAACCTTCCTCAGAAAacctttcccattcttccttaattctagtgccttcctagAACTCATAAGCTTGCAACTGGATGAGTGTTAA
It includes:
- the USP18 gene encoding ubl carboxyl-terminal hydrolase 18 isoform X1 yields the protein MNMKTEKLRSLYNAGDSHKVPVGLYNLGQTCCLNSLLQVFIMNLNFVKILKSITMPRELEEREKSVPYQLLLLLEKMQDNRFRAVRPVELALCLKKYVSLFIQHDAVHLFLTLWNLIQRQITDSELSERLKNLYIIRTQESLVCLDCNVKSHRNSGMLTLSLSLFDTDSQPLNTLEDSLHCFFQPKEISGENKCLCENCGKMACWQQAIKITHMPATLTLHLMRFSSKNFSNTQKIIHPLSFPQSLDFSQILPEEQDWKDSEGQKYNLFAVVAHMGTANYGHYCAYICNPDDGKWFCFNDSSVCWVTWEDIKRTYGNYYLYWGETAYLLVYTKIES
- the USP18 gene encoding ubl carboxyl-terminal hydrolase 18 isoform X2 produces the protein MNMKTEKLRSLYNAGDSHKVPVGLYNLGQTCCLNSLLQVFIMNLNFVKILKSITMPRELEEREKSVPYQLLLLLEKMQDNRFRAVRPVELALCLKKYVSLFIQHDAVHLFLTLWNLIQRQITDSELSERLKNLYIIRTQESLVCLDCNVKSHRNSGMLTLSLSLFDTDSQPLNTLEDSLHCFFQPKEISGENKCLCENCGKMACWQQAIKITHMPATLTLHLMRFSSKNFSNTQKIIHPLSFPQSLDFSQILPEEQDWKDSEGQVTWEDIKRTYGNYYLYWGETAYLLVYTKIES